The Chitinophaga pinensis DSM 2588 region ATAATCTATTTCCTTTGATTGCTGCAGGTAAAAACGGTCTGAGAAGAAAGTAGATAGGGAAGTATTATAGTTGTTGTTATCGGGTGTATTCAGTGTACAGTATTGTGCGTAGTTAGTTTTCACGCCTGTTGTCTGATAACTCTCTTCCAGGGCTTTGTAAGTGTAGCGGTATTCTTTTACCAGTTCATCGACGTTGTCTTTGAGTGCGTATAGTTTTCTGTTGACGAGCGTGCCGATCTGCCAGGAAGTATTAAGCGGTGTGACGTAGGGAGCGGTATTGCTGACGGTATGATTCTCCGGCAATAAATAGACACTTTCTGTTTTACCTTGTCTGCCGGCAACACTGGAATCAGACACGGTGATGTGGCTGTAAATAACAGGGATCGCATCTAAGGGCCAGACACTTTCATCAAAAACAGTTGCCGACTGTCCACAGGCAAGACAAGCGCCTGCACTATCCCTGTTATATTCCATCTTTGCGATGTAGTAAGGAATATCCAGGAAGGCCACCTGGTTGAGACTATCGGCGTACTGGTACGTCCGGTAGCTGGAAGGCGTACCTATACTATCATTGGTAATAATCGTCTTTATGCGTACACCACCTACTGCATAAGGCACTGGCGTACCACCAGGGACTGTCAGGAATGGAGACAAGGTGGTGAGTGTGTTGTAATCCTCTACCCTGACCTGGTTGGGTTCATATTCAAAAGCGGTACTACCACCTGTAGGATGGATGATAGTTTGCAACATACCATAGCGGGCGGCTATATTGGCACTCCGGTTGCCATAGTTGGCAGCCGGTGCATTCCAGCCAGGAATCAAAGATGCATAGTCTATATCAGGGATCATGCCTGCGTTACCTGCTGCATTGTAATATCCCCAATGGTCCTGGTCATTTGAGGACATTGCCGGGAAGGCATCCTGTTCACGGTAATAGTGGAACTGCCATAATTTATCTGTTGCATCGCCATTCCATTCCTGTACACCTGATAATTTCAATCGTTTATTGGTATCAAAATATCCTTGCAGAAAAGAATAGGATTTGATCTTTTTGTTGTTTCCGGCAAAGATGCTGAGTCCTGTGATGGAAGGGATGGCGGCAGTATCCTGGAGTGCCTTGATGTCTTCGCGGGGAATAGTACTGATAGCGAATTTAACATAGCCCTGATCGTAAATGACAGAGTCAGGTAAGAGGCAATTGATCTGTACTGTTCTTGTATAGAGGGCTTGTCCGTTGTCGGCGCTACAGGTACCTGCTACCGCGGAAAATGCCACAGCGGATTTCTGTTGCTGTACGGAATAGCTGTATTTTCTGTACCTGAACAGGATCGTCCTGTTTTGACTGGTAACTATCCTGGATAAATAGTAAGTAGCCACATCATCAAAAGCAGGTGTATATCCGTATACGGAGGCATCTGTCACGGTGCTCTGTTCCAGTGTACCAAAGTAGTAGTTGTTGTTCTGATTATCGAGCACACGTATTTCGTTATTCCCCCGGAATACCCGGATATCGTTTTTGGGCACCGTTACTACATTCATGAGGGTATCATAATAGTAAGCGCCGGATTTGCCGGGATAACTGTACTGATACTGATCAAATTCAGCGTCGGCATTGCTGTTGATCAGATTATCCAGCCAGGTATGCTGCTGACCGGTCGTCATATGCCCCCGCAGGAAGGACTTCAGCATTGTCATGGAAGCGGAGCTGATACCGCCGTCGAAGAGACCTGCGGTTTTAAAATCATTGAGCCCATGCTGCCGAAAGCTGATCATACCCCCGTAATGCAAAGACCAGCCATCGCCTAAGGAGGAAGGCACTTCATTTACTTTGAGACCATTACTGTGGTAACGGAGTGTGATGGGCAATGCAAAGGAACCGATCTGCAGGTCTGCCAGGGTAATGTTTACATCAGCGATACCGGCACTTTCTCCCGCAGGAATGCGATTGGCCTTGCTGACAGCAACAGCGTCATGAGACCTGGGGATCAGCCGGGGGAGCGTATGCTGTTGCTGGCGTGCCTGAGTAGCAAAAGCGGTGAGCAGCAATAGTGATAATAAGGTGATAAAACCGGGCAGGCGGCCTGTTCCCGGCAGGGATTGATACAACGACATGTAGTGGAGTTATTTAGGTGATAACAATGAGGTTTATTTTGAGTAGCCGAAACGGATCTTCAGGGGTTCGGCGAAAGGGGCTTGTTGTCTTGCGAGGAAATCATACAGCACAGTGATATTGCCTTTCAGTCTGGGACTTGCCTTATAGGTATAGCGCATACCCAGCAAAGCGCTTCTTTGCCAGCCATTCCAGTTCTTCAGTTGTGCTATATGGGAAAAAGCAGCGTAGTGATTCATTTCCATGCCGCCATTCAGGGAGAAGGCATTTTTAATCCGGTAGTCTACAAATGAGCGTATACCGACTCCTTTATTGGAGATCGCGATTCTGTCCAGTGAGCCTAGGCCGAGTTTGTAAGCCAGTCCGATACCGGCACTCCCCTTTTCTGAGAACTTATACCCTGCCTGTAAGGCGATATCTCCGATAGTAGGATACCAGTTACTCGCCCTTTGGAACTGTATATTCCCTCCGAATTCCATCCTTTGAACCCATCGCCTGGTCTTCATCTGACTGGGCTTAAAATCGGGCATTTCTGCCGAATTATTGAGCATTGGGAACTTCTCCTTAAAAGTATTAAACTGATCCCTCGCCTGGTTGACCTGTGCGGTAATGGCTTGTCTGGCATCGGGATCATTCCCTATCCGCTGTTGTAGCAGCTGTTCTACCTGGCTGCGGGTTTGTAGTCCTCCGAGTGCCTGTGCTGCATTGACGTCGTTATTCGTGTTGAATAAGCCGGCCAACACGGAGTTTTGCTGAAAAAACTCCCGGAAGGCGGATGACTTCCGCAGGAGTTCCATGGCCTTTGTTTCCGCCTTCTTTCTGTCCTGTAAGATGCTGGTATACTCCCTTACCTGTTCCTGATAATAATAGGCTTGTTTGCCGAGGCGTTGCAGGTCTTTCGTGAATAGCGTGTATTGTCCCAGCTGGTCTTTTAATGACCGCTGTCTTTCGCGGATATAGGCGCTGATCTGTTCTGATTGTCCGATACTGCCTTGTAACTGACCGACCTTCTGTTGTAAGTCTTTGGCTGCCGGCAAAAATTTAGCCGCTACCTGTAAGGTATCGAAATAGCTGTTGTACTGCCGCCCGAGCTTTGCTGCTGCCGTAAGCTTAGTGGCGGACAGGGATTTCAGTGCCTGCAGACTGTCAATAGACCTGTCGAAAATACGGTGTGCCGCCGCAGGGTCTGATTTCTTGAGTTTTGCCCGCATATGCTGCTCCCGGCTGATCAGCCAGTTGAGCGACTGCTGGGTCTTTTTGCGAATGAGGAAATTGACTTTTTGTGTCTTCTCCTCCAGTTGTGCGTAGTATCGACGCGGCATGATACTATCCTGTGCAAAGGAAGGGACTGTTATGATACATAACAGCGGGGTTAAAAATCTTTTCATAAAACGTGGTTCGTCTGATAATAGGTTTTGGTGCTAAAAACTAAATGTGCTACAGTGTAGTGCCTGAAAACTGATGACCGATGATTATCTGAGTTATTGTGTTAACACAGGAAAGGTAAATAAAGTTCAAACATTTTTGAGCGCAGCGGATAAAGGGGATAAGAAAAAGTAACAGGCATATTCAATTTTAACATAAGATATACAACCTTAATGTTAAATTGTGGCAGCCAACTAACATATACCTACAAAACAGACCCGATCTTATGCAGAAAAAATTTGCTGTACTGGCTTTATTCTTTTCCACGATAAGTAGTCTACAAGCCCTTGCTCAGCATAAGTATACAATTAGCGGTATCATACGTGATAAAACGACAGGGGAAACACTGATAGGCGCCTCTATACGTATTCTGCCACAATCCAGGTATAACAGCAGCAGTAATAATTTCGGGTTCTATGCGATTGTCGTGCCGGAGGGTTCATATAGATTAGTTGTCAGTTATACTGGATATAAGCCCGATACGATCGCACTGACATTAAGCAATGATCTTACCAGGAATATATCGCTGTTGCCTGTCAGCGGACAACTATCTGAAGTTGTCATTACATCAGAAAGCACGCATAACACACTGGCGAAGGCACAAATGGGATTACAAAAACTCAGCACGGCTGAAATGGCGAATGTGCCGGTGTTTCTCGGAGAAAAGGATATTATTAAAACGATACAGTTATTACCGGGTATAAAGTCCGCCGGTGAAGGAAGTGGCGGATTCTATGTACGCGGTGGTAATATTGATGAAAACCTCTTGTTATTAGACGATGCGCCGGTGTATAATGCGACGCATTTAATGGGTTTCTTTTCTACGTTCAATTCCGACGCAATCAAAGACCTCACTTTATATAAAGGCGCTATGCCGGCGGAATATGGCGGCCGTCTTTCATCTGTGGTAGATGTCAGGACGAAAGACGGCAACAATCAGCAGTTCCATGGTAGCGGCGGACTTGGTATCATTGCATCGCGGCTGAACCTGGAAGGGCCTGTTGTAAAAGACAAAGGGTCTTTTATTGTTAGTGGCCGCCGTACTTATGCCGACGTATTTCTGAGGCTCTCTGACAACAAAGATGTTAAGAAGTCGAATCTTTATTTTTACGATCTCAATGCAAAGGCCAATTATAACCTGAATGATCATAACAGGATCTTTATTTCGTATTACAACGGCAAGGACAATCTGAAGTTGTCGGATCAACTGGCCTTGTATTATGGCAACACCACGGGGACATTCCGCTGGAACCACAATTTCAATAGTCATCTGTTCTCCAATACGACCCTGCTTTACAGCGATTACAACAATAACATAGAGGTGGCAGATAACTCAAGTAACATGAAGATCATTTCCAAGATCAGGGATTTTTCGCTGAAAGAAGATCTGCAATATTTCATGTCGGGCAATGATAAGCTGAACTTTGGCTTTACCACTACGCATCATAACCTGAGTCCGGGAATCCTTGATGCCAGCGAGTCCTCCAATTATAATGCGGCGGCACTCGACAAGAAATATGCGCTTGAAAGTGCCGCTTATATCAATCACGAAAAAAGTATGGGGCAATGGAGTGTGAATTATGGTCTGCGTTTGTCTGTCTTTAATGTATTCGGTCCGGGAAATTTTTATACTTATGACGCGGGAGGAAATATCACCGATTCCACTAAGTATGCCAGCGGAGAACTGGTCAAGACCTACATTAACCTGGAACCAAGAGCCGCCGCAAGTTACCAGCTGGATAGTGTCAGTTCTGTAAAATTCGCCTATGCCCGGAATACGCAAAATGTGCACCTGATCAGTAATTCTGCGACTACCAGTCCGACGGACCTTTGGATACTAAGCAGTCCGAATGTAAAGCCGGAGATTGCAGATCAGCTTTCCTTCGGTTATTACCGTCATCTGCGTAATGGCCGTTATGAGCTGTCTGGTGAAGTATATTACAAACAGCTGCAAAACCAGATTGACTTTAAAGATGGTGCGGCGCTCACGATCAACAATAATGTCGAGTCGCAGTTGTTGTATGGGAAAGGCAGGGCTTATGGACTGGAGCTGTTTGCAAAGAAGAAGTCCGGCCGCCTGAGCGGCTGGGTGAGTTACACCTTATCCCGTACAGAGCGGCAGGTAAATGCGATCAATAGCGGTTACTGGTATCCGGCGCATCAGGACCAGACCCATAATCTTGCGATTGTATCCAGTTACCAGTTAAGCAGGAAAGTCGCCCTTTCTGGCAACTGGGTATACAATACCGGTAATGCAGTGACTTTTCCGAGTGGCAAGTACGAAATCAACGGACAGACGGTATTTCTGTATGCAGAGCGGAATGGTTATCGTATGCCTGCTTACCATCGTTTAGATGTGGGTGTCACGATAGATGGGAAAAAGGGAAAAGGCTGGAACAGCAGCTGGAACTTTTCTGTATATAATGCCTACGGAAAAGAGAATCCGTATATCATAGAATTCAAGAATGATCCGGGTAACCCGGCACGTACTATTGCCCGGCAAACGGCGCTTTTCCGCTGGGTGCCTTCTATCACCTATAATTTCTCGTTTTAGTATGAAGACTATTTTTACATCCGTTCTGCTGCTCACATTACTGATTGGTTGTACAAAAAATATCGACGTACAACTTAGATCTGCTCCTTCGCAGATCGTCATTCAGGGCACCATTACAAATGGTGGAGACCCTTATTATATCAGGATTAACCGCACCGTGCCATTTGATGCAGAAAACACTTATCCGGCGGTTTCCGGTGCAGGCGTGTATGTGCTGGACAGTACGGACAATAAACTATACCGCTTCTACGAATCTCCCATTGACGCAGGCGTTTACATATCAGCTTATCTCGTTGGTCAGATGGGCCATACCTACAAAATGTATGTCAATATCGATGGGGAGGAATACATCGCCACCTCTACGATGCCTAATCTGGTAACGATGAAGGGCATTTCATTTACGCAGACGAAAATATTGGAAGAGACCAGAAATCTGCCGCAGGTAAATTTCCAGGATCCGCCCAATGTGAAGAATTACTATGTCTTTTCTTTACTGGTGAATGATGTGCCTTACCAGGCATTTTATGCGCTGGATGACCGACTAAGCGATGGCAATTTTGTCAGACACCAGCTGTATATGGACAGCGCGTATATACAGAAGGAAGATGTCGTGAAAGTCATCATGGCAAATGTAGACAGGAATATCTATAACTATTTTAATGTATTGCAAGCAAACGGCGGAACCTCAGGTACCCCCTCCAATCCACCTTCTAATATATCCAATGGCGCCCTGGGGTATTTTGGTGCCTCCAGTGTTGATGTGAGATCGATACAGTTTTAAAGTCAGGCGATCAAGGTTTCGCTATCTTTTCAGCCAATATTTTGTCCAGCGCTTCTTTCCGGGACCAGTCAAATTCCAGTAATGGCAGCATATATGCTTTTGCATGGAGTTTACACAGATACCATTCCAGGTAGTTTTTCATACCGGATTGGTAAAAATCCAGCCAGGATCTGTAGTTTTCAGGAATGGGCTTAACGGGGCCCAAAAGATGATAATGGCGGATTTCCCCGTTAAAGTCCCATTTACTAATGTGTGGTTCTTCCGGTAGATTCAGTTCGTCGTCATACCTGTTTATGACATACTGCACCCGCTCTTTGCTTTTATCCCACCATTCGAAAATGTTATCCTTGTTCCAATGTTGGCTACCGTCGATAAAATAAGCGCCAAAAGGGTCGATTACACCGGCAATCACTGTTGCGATCAGTTCTTCTTTCGTCACCGGTTGTTTGAATATGACTTCATGGTAATCCCCATCACCACCCACATTGTCCATCGCTGCAGGCTGGCCGGTGCCGCAATTATCTGTATAAGTTGTATAAATGGGTCCGGGGGTATTCAGCCAATGTATCTCCTGAAAACCACCATATCCGAAGGCATGTTTATGGCCGGTAAATGCGCTTAGTTCGTAAAGATTTACAGCAGGTCTGAATAGTATATTTTCTATCTCCGGTGAAGGGATCATTGATGTTGTGTTGGGTTTAATTGAGTGTAGTGCTATAGGTAGCACGGAGACAATATAGTGCTTTATGATTATTTCCGCCGGAGTCGGTTACCAGACACGAATACACCGGAACAGTCAACAAATTTCAATACACTATCTACTGACGATGCATGATACAAGTTGTTACCTGTAATTTTTATGTTGCTGGTACTCTTTGCTTCCAGTAAACGGGCGCTATGCAGCCAGAAAGAATTGCCCGATACTGTTATGTTACTGTGAACCGCGGTGTTTCCGCTGACAGTATTTTCCGGGTGAACACTGATAACCGGTTCTCCGCAATGCAGAAATTCGTTTTTCCGGATAGTTACGTCTTTCACCATACCTGATTCAAACCAGCCGGAAGCATCATCATTGATGAAAATCCCGCTCATACGGATGTTTTCAAAGCGGTTGTTCTCGATCAATACTTTACGCCGTGTGGTGGTCAGGATGCCACGGGTAGGTATACGGGTGATCGTGGTACGATGTATCCAGACTTCGGGCGTAGCACTGACATTTTCTACGGCATCACCGGGTTTCACTTCGGCAGCAACCGGCTTAGAGAGGGTAAGCAGGAACTCCTTATCATTGATTCTTTCTACGGTCTGTACCTGATTATCCTGTATAGCCAGCAGACTTTCCCCGCCAATGAGCGCGATACTATCCTGTGCTGCGAATGCATCAAAACCAAATGTTTGTCCGTGGGCGAACTTTACCTTTATCTTATTATCCTGCTGAATCTCAGTGATCTGAAGGTGAATACCATGTACATTAATTGCATCGTCATTTGCGGCAGAAAGGTAAGCATTTGCTACTTCGACTTTCCCGCTACAACCAGCGAAGTGCAGGATATCGGCCCATGCAGCGCAGGTGCGGCCTGATTTTCCATCTGGTCTGACTACTACGCTGTTCATGCGGATATTCTCACAATACTGGCTTACTACGCCCATGCCATGCATGAAACAGAGCCTG contains the following coding sequences:
- a CDS encoding TonB-dependent receptor; amino-acid sequence: MQKKFAVLALFFSTISSLQALAQHKYTISGIIRDKTTGETLIGASIRILPQSRYNSSSNNFGFYAIVVPEGSYRLVVSYTGYKPDTIALTLSNDLTRNISLLPVSGQLSEVVITSESTHNTLAKAQMGLQKLSTAEMANVPVFLGEKDIIKTIQLLPGIKSAGEGSGGFYVRGGNIDENLLLLDDAPVYNATHLMGFFSTFNSDAIKDLTLYKGAMPAEYGGRLSSVVDVRTKDGNNQQFHGSGGLGIIASRLNLEGPVVKDKGSFIVSGRRTYADVFLRLSDNKDVKKSNLYFYDLNAKANYNLNDHNRIFISYYNGKDNLKLSDQLALYYGNTTGTFRWNHNFNSHLFSNTTLLYSDYNNNIEVADNSSNMKIISKIRDFSLKEDLQYFMSGNDKLNFGFTTTHHNLSPGILDASESSNYNAAALDKKYALESAAYINHEKSMGQWSVNYGLRLSVFNVFGPGNFYTYDAGGNITDSTKYASGELVKTYINLEPRAAASYQLDSVSSVKFAYARNTQNVHLISNSATTSPTDLWILSSPNVKPEIADQLSFGYYRHLRNGRYELSGEVYYKQLQNQIDFKDGAALTINNNVESQLLYGKGRAYGLELFAKKKSGRLSGWVSYTLSRTERQVNAINSGYWYPAHQDQTHNLAIVSSYQLSRKVALSGNWVYNTGNAVTFPSGKYEINGQTVFLYAERNGYRMPAYHRLDVGVTIDGKKGKGWNSSWNFSVYNAYGKENPYIIEFKNDPGNPARTIARQTALFRWVPSITYNFSF
- a CDS encoding DUF4249 domain-containing protein, with amino-acid sequence MKTIFTSVLLLTLLIGCTKNIDVQLRSAPSQIVIQGTITNGGDPYYIRINRTVPFDAENTYPAVSGAGVYVLDSTDNKLYRFYESPIDAGVYISAYLVGQMGHTYKMYVNIDGEEYIATSTMPNLVTMKGISFTQTKILEETRNLPQVNFQDPPNVKNYYVFSLLVNDVPYQAFYALDDRLSDGNFVRHQLYMDSAYIQKEDVVKVIMANVDRNIYNYFNVLQANGGTSGTPSNPPSNISNGALGYFGASSVDVRSIQF
- a CDS encoding right-handed parallel beta-helix repeat-containing protein; amino-acid sequence: MKKLISITILLFSLNSYCQHVYYINPDTGNDQNTGTATTEAWKSFKRLETLSAGTTVELLAGGAFDQSMLIRAKGTQQSPVKIKFAPGDYHFYSDHIEKRQLHISNTNDRPYEPKAIALFFDSCRYVQVVGTGARVILHGKMIETFVNHCDHISISGLSFDYNRPTVSELQITNVGEGYADALIHPDSKYSIKDSLITWIGDGWQYQPDGYWQVLNPLTNDLSRMDMPMAALRFVQLKDRAVRIYFKKEAGFKKGFVYQNRDVTRDCAAFFMQYSKNIQLDNIRLCFMHGMGVVSQYCENIRMNSVVVRPDGKSGRTCAAWADILHFAGCSGKVEVANAYLSAANDDAINVHGIHLQITEIQQDNKIKVKFAHGQTFGFDAFAAQDSIALIGGESLLAIQDNQVQTVERINDKEFLLTLSKPVAAEVKPGDAVENVSATPEVWIHRTTITRIPTRGILTTTRRKVLIENNRFENIRMSGIFINDDASGWFESGMVKDVTIRKNEFLHCGEPVISVHPENTVSGNTAVHSNITVSGNSFWLHSARLLEAKSTSNIKITGNNLYHASSVDSVLKFVDCSGVFVSGNRLRRK